A portion of the uncultured Draconibacterium sp. genome contains these proteins:
- a CDS encoding helix-turn-helix domain-containing protein: MYIDQKYFDSWMNRLTSQLEKIGRKIDRQDNTITPKIDDEILLDNQDLCLLLKVSQRTLQRFRTSGKLPYRLIGRKVYYLESDVTNFIHNGLPKQK; encoded by the coding sequence ATGTATATCGACCAAAAATATTTTGATTCGTGGATGAACCGGCTAACAAGTCAACTGGAGAAAATTGGTCGCAAAATTGACCGGCAGGATAATACAATCACTCCAAAAATCGATGATGAAATCTTACTCGATAATCAAGACCTCTGTCTCCTATTAAAAGTAAGCCAACGAACCTTACAACGATTCCGTACTTCCGGCAAACTTCCTTATCGATTAATTGGTAGAAAGGTTTACTATCTGGAATCTGATGTTACTAATTTTATTCACAACGGACTTCCAAAGCAGAAATAG
- a CDS encoding RteC domain-containing protein, producing the protein MLEYITNLRKQTDELIESIESSNNNVLKKSLEASRVLAESFDKLKQFILSYKFRDEMEEITFFKEIKPKFCYRLIYYRKIYNIEMNRPAGANKQKEYLSEQLNEINKYNIKRLDFIRYYRSGASHLDSLYFLRGKMDTEQYLETFYFELDPNFSTNCDFKVAKILSNDMLSAYLMHEIELLNTHGLTPLHFGFPATKLTWKGTKTELMEQLYSWDSDNSFGDVPLTQLSDYIQKVFNIQLDKNLSRSFSDMKIRNVPTPFLDSLKNSLLKRMGRKSE; encoded by the coding sequence ATGCTTGAATACATTACTAACCTGCGTAAACAGACCGATGAACTAATAGAGAGTATAGAGTCATCGAACAATAATGTCTTAAAAAAATCGCTCGAAGCATCGCGAGTGCTTGCGGAATCGTTTGATAAACTAAAACAATTTATTCTTTCTTATAAATTCCGGGACGAAATGGAAGAGATTACCTTTTTTAAAGAGATTAAACCGAAATTTTGTTACCGTTTAATTTATTACCGGAAAATCTATAACATCGAAATGAACCGCCCTGCAGGAGCCAACAAACAAAAGGAGTACCTCTCCGAACAATTGAACGAGATCAATAAATATAACATCAAACGGCTTGATTTTATACGCTATTACCGTTCGGGAGCTTCTCATCTGGATTCGTTATATTTTTTACGAGGTAAGATGGATACCGAACAGTACCTGGAAACCTTCTATTTTGAACTGGATCCAAATTTTTCAACTAACTGCGATTTTAAGGTTGCAAAAATATTATCAAACGATATGTTATCAGCATACCTGATGCATGAAATAGAGCTGTTAAATACCCACGGCCTAACGCCACTTCATTTTGGCTTCCCTGCTACCAAACTCACATGGAAAGGAACAAAAACAGAGCTGATGGAACAGCTTTACTCATGGGATAGTGATAATTCTTTTGGTGATGTACCACTAACGCAGTTATCCGATTATATTCAGAAAGTATTCAACATACAACTTGACAAAAACCTGTCGCGTTCATTTAGTGATATGAAGATCAGAAATGTCCCTACCCCATTCCTTGACAGTTTAAAAAATTCCCTGTTAAAACGAATGGGACGTAAATCTGAATAA
- a CDS encoding TonB-dependent receptor, whose protein sequence is MRKIVIIACIFMFGALTGFGQKAAVKGIIVDKTTNESIPYATVALLKAGDETAYAGSVSTENGNFSIEDIPYGSYTMSVSFIGYQSHELTGINLSSDNKNIDLGKIALEPDVIGIETVEVVAASRTSSNKIDRKTYQAADFETAKGGTAIDVLSKLPSVSVSSDNDISVRGSSDFVVYLNGKPTNTSASLLLGQIPSENIQNIDIITVPSSRYDAQGKGGIINITTKRNTTSGLTVVATGMLGGTPWKNETDVFSNQERDNNRINGGLNLNYNMNRVSLLGAVNYTNRHNKGIGDIYTYIYQDETQPNSGTYYILDGMGARPKWDENFYTNLGVDFKPGDNSQLSANYQYSRRHTGRTAHYKYNTYFSNSTNGAPIDGTLYELYNPNEIHRKGHFQNVTLDYFWESTNNSALNISFLYENSNLDQTIDNKEFTYDNDRLYYDYNSNEHGNPVFHSYQLDETPLDAYRFEINYQKDFDNESSLNLGAVSELVRLDGIYEYDTVNVNTGDFAGYDYFNNTIGLNRDIYAAFAEFSGSANKLKYILGLRIEYLNQNMSVSSTRYFEEVYDVFGEIGRDFNEKEFEQNKLDLFPSLHLSYQLNDANVLSLAASHRINRPPAKDMAPFLYRRHQEIFEMGDPLLEPEYSWNADLTYNHLFGKHNFSLTGFVRSTSNAIYRVNRLDYSLDNQGGVLLRSFTNVGTQLATGGELGFNFDIMSKVKLFVGGSVYQFSVESNESLFGDQSSSNSVNWDAKTNLNWTIIKPLKFTLDYSYKSGSVTPQGEDLKFQMMNAALNFTPEKLQGLNFYAKMLDVIGTNQAGGYTGATANGMAVFQRDWVYDYEGQIVEIGASFTFNQRKEQTKQRLIGDKYF, encoded by the coding sequence ATGAGAAAAATTGTAATAATTGCCTGTATATTTATGTTTGGCGCCTTAACAGGATTTGGGCAGAAGGCTGCGGTAAAAGGAATAATAGTCGATAAAACAACAAATGAATCAATACCATATGCCACGGTGGCCCTACTGAAGGCTGGTGATGAGACTGCATATGCAGGAAGCGTATCAACTGAAAACGGAAATTTTAGTATTGAAGATATTCCATACGGGTCCTACACCATGTCGGTTTCTTTTATTGGTTATCAGTCTCATGAATTAACGGGTATAAACCTTTCATCAGACAACAAGAATATTGATCTGGGAAAAATTGCTCTTGAGCCTGATGTTATTGGAATTGAAACGGTTGAAGTGGTTGCTGCTTCAAGAACTTCGTCAAACAAAATAGACCGAAAAACCTATCAGGCTGCTGATTTTGAAACGGCAAAAGGAGGAACAGCCATTGATGTACTGAGCAAACTTCCATCGGTTTCTGTTAGCAGCGACAACGATATTTCAGTGCGCGGATCGTCTGATTTTGTGGTTTATTTGAATGGAAAACCAACCAATACCAGTGCATCGTTACTACTTGGGCAAATTCCTAGTGAAAATATTCAAAACATCGACATTATTACCGTTCCTTCATCGAGGTACGATGCGCAGGGAAAAGGAGGGATTATAAACATTACTACCAAGAGAAATACCACCAGCGGACTTACCGTAGTAGCAACAGGTATGCTGGGAGGAACGCCATGGAAAAATGAAACCGACGTATTCAGTAACCAGGAACGTGACAATAACAGAATAAATGGCGGCCTCAACCTGAATTACAACATGAACCGGGTAAGTCTTCTCGGTGCTGTAAATTACACCAACCGCCACAACAAGGGAATTGGCGATATTTACACCTATATCTACCAGGACGAAACACAACCCAATTCAGGTACCTACTACATTTTGGATGGTATGGGTGCACGCCCTAAATGGGATGAAAATTTTTACACCAATTTGGGTGTGGATTTTAAGCCCGGAGATAATTCTCAACTGTCAGCCAACTACCAGTATTCCAGAAGACACACTGGCCGAACCGCACATTATAAATATAACACGTATTTTAGCAACAGCACAAATGGAGCGCCCATTGACGGAACACTCTATGAATTGTACAACCCAAATGAAATTCACCGTAAAGGACACTTTCAGAATGTAACCTTAGACTATTTCTGGGAGAGCACTAACAATTCAGCGCTGAACATCTCTTTCCTCTATGAAAACTCGAACCTGGATCAAACCATCGATAACAAAGAATTTACTTACGACAACGACAGACTTTATTACGACTACAATTCCAACGAGCATGGAAATCCGGTGTTTCATTCCTACCAGCTCGATGAAACACCACTTGATGCCTATCGTTTCGAAATAAATTATCAGAAAGATTTTGATAACGAAAGTTCCCTAAACCTGGGAGCAGTTTCGGAATTGGTGCGTTTAGACGGTATTTATGAATATGACACAGTTAATGTAAACACCGGAGATTTTGCGGGTTATGATTATTTTAACAACACCATTGGCCTAAACCGGGATATCTACGCGGCCTTTGCCGAATTTTCAGGATCGGCAAATAAGTTAAAATACATTTTAGGCCTGCGTATTGAATACCTTAATCAGAATATGAGTGTAAGCAGTACCCGGTATTTTGAGGAGGTTTACGATGTGTTTGGGGAAATTGGCCGCGATTTTAATGAGAAAGAATTCGAACAGAACAAGCTGGATCTTTTTCCGTCGCTACATTTAAGTTACCAGCTAAACGATGCTAATGTCCTTTCTTTAGCTGCCAGCCATCGGATTAACCGCCCTCCGGCAAAAGATATGGCACCATTTTTATACCGGCGTCATCAGGAAATTTTTGAAATGGGCGATCCGCTGTTGGAACCGGAATATAGCTGGAATGCCGACCTCACTTACAACCACCTGTTTGGCAAACACAATTTTTCGCTTACCGGTTTTGTTCGTTCAACAAGCAATGCCATTTACCGGGTTAACCGTCTGGATTATAGCCTCGACAATCAGGGAGGTGTATTGTTGCGCAGTTTTACCAATGTCGGAACTCAGTTAGCCACAGGTGGTGAGTTGGGATTTAATTTCGATATTATGAGCAAAGTAAAACTATTTGTGGGAGGTTCAGTCTACCAGTTTTCGGTAGAATCGAATGAATCACTTTTTGGCGATCAGAGCAGCAGCAACAGCGTAAACTGGGATGCAAAAACGAACCTCAACTGGACGATCATCAAACCACTGAAGTTTACACTCGATTATTCCTACAAATCTGGAAGTGTTACGCCTCAGGGCGAGGATCTGAAATTTCAGATGATGAACGCAGCGCTGAACTTTACGCCTGAAAAACTTCAGGGGTTGAATTTTTATGCCAAAATGCTGGATGTAATTGGAACGAACCAGGCAGGTGGATATACCGGGGCTACTGCCAATGGCATGGCAGTATTTCAGCGCGACTGGGTGTACGATTATGAAGGGCAAATTGTAGAAATCGGGGCTTCATTCACTTTTAATCAACGAAAAGAACAAACAAAACAACGTTTGATTGGGGATAAATACTTCTAA
- a CDS encoding virulence RhuM family protein, with translation MEGNKSQIVIYQTSDGLTKIDVRLENETVWLTQEQIANLFGKAKSTINEHIKNVFKEGELIESEVSQKFGISEFQQKAPIHYNLDVIISVGYRVKSPQGTQFRIWATKRIHEYIVKGFTMDDERLKQHGARSRYFEELLQRIRDIRSSERNFYQKVTDIYATSIDYKKDDEQTKLFFATVQNKMHYAVHGLTAAEMIKNRVDASKPFLGLTNFNGSYITQKDVGIAKNYLSEDELKQLNLIVTLYLDFAELQATNGRLMKMNDWIQKLDDFLKISEKELLKNAGTVSHKQAIEKANEEYKKYRETEDKKYISDFDREMKKLIDENKKKK, from the coding sequence ATGGAAGGAAATAAATCTCAAATAGTTATATATCAAACTTCTGATGGACTAACAAAAATTGATGTTCGATTGGAAAACGAGACTGTTTGGCTAACACAAGAGCAAATTGCAAATCTTTTCGGTAAAGCCAAATCGACAATAAACGAGCATATAAAAAATGTTTTCAAAGAAGGAGAACTTATAGAAAGTGAAGTTTCACAGAAATTCGGAATTTCCGAATTTCAGCAAAAAGCACCAATTCATTATAATCTTGATGTTATTATTTCTGTTGGCTATCGGGTAAAATCTCCGCAAGGCACTCAATTTCGTATTTGGGCAACAAAGCGCATACACGAGTACATTGTAAAGGGTTTTACTATGGACGATGAACGCCTGAAACAACACGGTGCTCGTTCTCGATACTTCGAGGAACTTTTACAACGCATTAGAGATATTCGAAGTAGTGAAAGAAATTTCTACCAGAAGGTAACTGATATATATGCCACAAGTATTGACTATAAAAAGGATGATGAACAAACTAAACTATTTTTTGCAACCGTTCAAAATAAAATGCACTATGCTGTTCACGGGTTGACCGCTGCCGAAATGATTAAAAACAGAGTTGATGCATCTAAACCATTTCTCGGCTTAACAAACTTCAACGGAAGTTATATCACACAAAAAGATGTTGGGATAGCGAAAAACTATCTTTCGGAGGACGAGCTTAAACAATTGAACTTAATCGTCACATTATATCTTGACTTTGCAGAATTGCAAGCAACTAATGGACGTTTAATGAAAATGAATGATTGGATTCAAAAATTGGATGACTTCTTAAAAATTAGTGAGAAAGAGTTATTGAAAAATGCAGGAACTGTAAGCCATAAGCAAGCAATTGAAAAAGCAAATGAAGAATACAAGAAATATAGAGAGACGGAGGATAAGAAATACATCTCTGACTTTGACAGGGAGATGAAAAAGCTAATAGACGAAAATAAGAAGAAAAAGTAA
- a CDS encoding helix-turn-helix domain-containing protein: MKKSYCPIDTFINVVKGKRKGTIILHLFQGDKRYSELVSLLTDISERMLTKQLRELESDGLINRTVFAEVPPRVEYSLTELGKRIHPVLKEMYKGGALFEESIDDSQH; encoded by the coding sequence ATGAAAAAAAGTTATTGTCCGATTGATACATTTATAAATGTGGTTAAGGGTAAACGAAAAGGAACTATCATTCTGCACCTTTTTCAAGGAGATAAGAGGTATAGCGAATTAGTTAGCTTATTAACGGATATTAGTGAAAGAATGCTTACGAAACAACTCCGAGAATTAGAATCTGATGGATTAATAAATCGAACTGTGTTTGCTGAAGTTCCTCCACGAGTTGAATATAGCCTAACAGAACTTGGTAAAAGAATCCATCCTGTCCTAAAAGAAATGTATAAAGGCGGAGCTCTTTTTGAAGAATCGATAGATGACTCTCAGCATTAG
- a CDS encoding HU family DNA-binding protein, translating to MEQKTEKEIAEALSKNTTLSRGEATLVVDELQAVIQNALLDGYSVQMGDWGSFQLTFNCTGTDTEAECTADKITSVNIRFRPGKQMKEALSKATFVAR from the coding sequence GTGGAACAAAAAACAGAAAAGGAGATTGCCGAAGCATTGAGTAAAAATACCACCTTAAGCCGTGGTGAAGCAACCCTGGTAGTGGATGAGCTGCAGGCGGTGATCCAGAATGCCCTGCTCGATGGCTACTCTGTGCAAATGGGCGACTGGGGTTCGTTTCAGCTAACGTTCAACTGTACCGGCACAGATACCGAAGCAGAATGCACGGCCGATAAAATTACATCGGTCAACATCCGTTTCCGCCCCGGCAAACAGATGAAAGAAGCGCTGTCGAAAGCAACCTTTGTGGCCCGTTAG
- a CDS encoding helix-turn-helix transcriptional regulator, with protein MRPLTGQSMGEFIRGLRLKKAAKILIFEDVSIFEVLYRVGINSNSYFAKSFKAQFGMTPTEFIQQNVGRCN; from the coding sequence ATACGTCCATTAACGGGGCAATCTATGGGCGAATTTATTCGTGGATTAAGATTAAAGAAAGCGGCAAAAATCCTAATTTTCGAAGATGTTTCTATTTTCGAAGTACTGTATAGGGTAGGAATTAACAGCAATTCGTATTTTGCAAAATCTTTTAAAGCCCAATTTGGAATGACTCCTACCGAGTTTATTCAGCAGAATGTGGGGCGGTGTAATTAG
- a CDS encoding YhdH/YhfP family quinone oxidoreductase, with protein MKQNNTTFKAFRVDEQDGNYSSSIKQMEFEALKSNEVLVKVHYSSLNYKDALSASGNKGVTRNYPHTPGIDAVGTIEKSNNDLFTIGEKVIVTSYDLGMNTDGGFAEYIQIPYEWVVRLPEKMTMKEAMVYGTAGLTAGMSVLRLTELIKPDYGKIVVSGATGGVGALSVSILSKLGYSVVAITGKATERDYLINLGAVEVLLRSEVENFSKKPLLKPLFAGAIDTVGGVILENIIKSTAPIGVVTCCGNVASAKLDLTVFPFILRGVTLIGIDSQNYPMKYREVVWNKLAQEWKPEQLESTCYEIKLEDIQEKIELMLQGKLKGRTILTLAD; from the coding sequence ATGAAACAGAATAATACAACATTTAAGGCATTTCGAGTTGATGAGCAAGATGGAAATTACTCCAGTTCGATTAAACAGATGGAATTTGAGGCATTAAAAAGCAATGAGGTTTTAGTAAAAGTACACTACAGTTCATTGAATTATAAGGATGCATTATCTGCTTCGGGGAATAAAGGAGTAACGAGAAATTATCCGCACACACCTGGAATTGACGCAGTAGGAACAATAGAAAAATCAAACAATGATTTATTTACGATTGGAGAGAAAGTAATCGTGACAAGCTACGATTTAGGCATGAATACTGATGGGGGATTTGCTGAGTATATTCAAATTCCGTATGAATGGGTTGTTAGATTGCCTGAAAAAATGACTATGAAAGAGGCAATGGTATATGGCACTGCAGGATTAACAGCAGGAATGTCTGTTTTAAGACTTACAGAATTGATCAAACCAGATTATGGAAAAATAGTGGTTTCTGGTGCTACCGGGGGCGTTGGAGCATTAAGTGTTTCTATTTTAAGTAAACTGGGTTATTCAGTAGTTGCAATAACAGGTAAGGCTACTGAACGGGATTATTTAATTAATCTTGGAGCAGTTGAAGTACTATTACGTAGTGAAGTTGAAAATTTCAGCAAAAAACCATTGTTAAAACCTTTATTTGCGGGCGCTATTGATACTGTTGGTGGTGTAATACTTGAAAATATAATTAAGTCGACTGCCCCAATAGGAGTTGTAACTTGTTGTGGGAACGTTGCATCTGCAAAACTTGATTTGACAGTTTTCCCCTTCATTCTGAGAGGAGTTACTCTTATTGGTATAGATTCTCAAAACTATCCTATGAAATACAGGGAAGTTGTGTGGAATAAATTGGCTCAAGAATGGAAACCAGAGCAACTAGAATCTACATGTTATGAAATTAAGTTAGAGGATATACAAGAAAAAATTGAATTAATGCTACAAGGTAAGTTAAAAGGTAGGACTATTTTGACTTTGGCTGATTAA
- a CDS encoding IS256 family transposase, with the protein MTDKKKESPEYIAMRDLALSQLRSGKSLTGEGGVFAPIIKEFLESALSAEMESHLDEKERSTGNKRNGKGSKTLKTSSGEISIETPQDRHSNFEPQIVKKRETILADNIAPQIIGLYGRGMSLRDISVHIEEIYDVEVSAATLSEITDRVIPQVKEWQNRPLDEVYPIVWLDAMHYKVRDGGKVVSRAVYNILAINKEGRKELIGMYISESEGANFWLSVLTDLKNRGVNDVLIACTDNLKGFSEAILSIFPETEIQKCVIHQIRNSLKYVASKDQKPFMKDLKKVYQSPTKSQAETELINLEEIWGKKYPIVIRSWNENWDELTTYFDYDTHIRKLIYTTNAVEGFHRQVRKVTKTKGAFPTDMALLKLIYLATENISKKWTQPLQNWGLTIQQLCIKFGDRIKLEL; encoded by the coding sequence ATGACAGACAAGAAGAAAGAATCACCTGAATATATTGCGATGCGTGACTTAGCTTTAAGTCAATTACGCAGCGGAAAGTCATTAACAGGCGAAGGAGGTGTTTTTGCCCCCATTATCAAAGAGTTTTTAGAAAGTGCTTTATCGGCAGAGATGGAGAGTCATCTTGATGAAAAAGAACGAAGTACTGGCAACAAGCGCAATGGGAAAGGTTCCAAGACGTTAAAAACCTCTTCAGGGGAAATTAGCATTGAAACACCTCAGGACAGGCACAGCAATTTCGAACCTCAGATAGTTAAGAAGCGAGAAACCATATTAGCCGACAATATTGCCCCACAGATAATTGGGCTTTATGGAAGAGGTATGAGTTTACGAGATATCTCGGTTCATATTGAGGAAATATATGATGTAGAAGTATCGGCAGCCACTTTAAGTGAAATTACAGACAGGGTGATTCCACAGGTTAAGGAATGGCAAAACAGGCCCCTGGACGAAGTTTATCCGATTGTTTGGCTCGATGCAATGCATTACAAAGTAAGAGATGGGGGAAAAGTAGTTTCCCGTGCCGTTTATAATATTCTTGCCATTAACAAAGAAGGCCGCAAAGAGCTAATTGGCATGTACATCTCCGAAAGCGAAGGAGCCAACTTTTGGTTGTCGGTTTTAACCGATTTAAAGAACCGCGGGGTTAATGATGTCTTGATTGCCTGTACCGATAACCTGAAAGGGTTTTCAGAGGCTATTTTAAGTATCTTTCCTGAAACAGAGATTCAGAAATGTGTGATTCATCAAATCCGTAACTCATTGAAGTATGTGGCTTCAAAAGACCAGAAGCCGTTTATGAAAGATTTGAAAAAGGTTTATCAGTCACCAACCAAAAGCCAGGCCGAAACAGAACTGATAAATCTTGAGGAAATATGGGGCAAAAAATATCCAATAGTAATACGTTCGTGGAATGAAAACTGGGATGAACTGACTACTTACTTTGATTATGACACCCACATTAGAAAACTAATTTACACGACTAACGCCGTTGAAGGTTTTCACCGTCAGGTAAGAAAAGTAACCAAAACAAAGGGTGCTTTCCCAACTGATATGGCTTTATTGAAACTGATTTATCTGGCTACAGAAAATATCTCAAAAAAATGGACGCAACCGCTTCAGAATTGGGGGTTAACTATTCAACAGCTTTGTATAAAATTTGGAGACAGGATAAAACTTGAATTGTAA
- a CDS encoding ankyrin repeat domain-containing protein yields the protein MKKLGIAVVMMFLGLLLFSCGTKTKDNNEEEKLPAETGSNKTEKAQLDTTLIFQASLEGNVQTVLNALDDGFKPNTIDENGRTVLMLAAYNGNTEIVKLLIDRGADVNSSDEVERTALMYASTGPFVNTVLALLKAGAEPNLIEKEESWTAAMMAAAEGQLEVLKTLVAYGADLDMVDIDGESSLDFAKSNGHSAVVEYLKSNQ from the coding sequence ATGAAAAAATTAGGGATTGCAGTAGTAATGATGTTTTTGGGGCTTCTCTTATTTTCCTGTGGGACAAAAACCAAAGACAATAATGAGGAGGAGAAATTACCTGCTGAGACGGGTTCAAATAAAACTGAAAAAGCACAATTAGACACGACATTGATTTTTCAAGCTTCACTTGAAGGGAATGTGCAAACGGTACTAAATGCTCTAGACGACGGATTTAAGCCCAATACTATTGATGAAAATGGAAGAACAGTTTTAATGCTAGCGGCTTATAATGGAAACACTGAGATTGTAAAACTTCTTATTGATCGAGGGGCGGACGTTAATTCTTCGGACGAGGTTGAGAGAACCGCATTAATGTATGCGTCAACTGGCCCATTTGTAAACACTGTTTTAGCCTTATTAAAGGCTGGAGCAGAGCCGAATTTGATAGAAAAAGAGGAAAGTTGGACTGCAGCTATGATGGCAGCGGCAGAAGGACAGCTGGAAGTTTTAAAAACACTTGTTGCATATGGTGCCGATCTCGACATGGTAGACATCGATGGAGAATCTTCATTGGATTTTGCCAAATCAAACGGACATTCGGCTGTTGTTGAGTATCTTAAATCGAATCAATGA
- a CDS encoding arylsulfatase, whose amino-acid sequence MASKPNIVVIYLDDLGYGDVSAYGATEIQTPNIDRLANGGVMFTDGHASSATCTPSRYALLTGVYPWRNKDAKILPGTAPLIIDTMQVTIPKMMKEQGYYTGVVGKWHLGLGTGHVNWNEHVSPGPNEVGFDYSYIMAATQDRVPTVYLENGLVEGLDPNDPIEIDYENNFEGQPTGMDNPELLTMKWHHGHNNSIVNGIPRIGFMKGGEKAKWSDVDMADHFLGKAQDYVKKHKDKPFFLYYALQQPHVPRTPNPRFVGTTDLGPRGDVIVEADWCIGEFMKTLEEEGILENTLIIFSSDNGPVLNDGYYDDAVERIGNHDQNGGLRGGKYSLFEAGTRVPFITYWKGKIEPKLSDALVCQLDILASLAKLTGAEVKATDSEELLDVFFGKSDEGRDELILEASTRTALRKDNWLMIPPYKGPAIAGQVNIELGNSGEFQLYDLSSDLEQQQNLAKTNPNQLDVMIGRYKSVVGEFKSEVEALELK is encoded by the coding sequence ATGGCATCAAAACCTAATATAGTAGTTATTTATCTCGATGATTTGGGTTATGGAGATGTAAGCGCTTACGGAGCTACCGAAATTCAAACGCCGAACATCGACCGTTTGGCAAACGGAGGGGTAATGTTTACTGATGGACATGCATCGTCGGCAACTTGTACACCCAGTCGTTACGCATTGTTAACTGGTGTTTATCCATGGCGGAATAAGGATGCAAAGATTTTACCGGGAACCGCGCCGTTGATTATTGATACGATGCAGGTAACAATTCCCAAAATGATGAAAGAACAAGGGTATTACACCGGAGTTGTAGGGAAGTGGCACCTGGGATTGGGAACCGGCCATGTAAACTGGAACGAGCACGTATCGCCGGGGCCAAACGAAGTAGGTTTTGACTATTCCTATATTATGGCAGCTACGCAAGATCGGGTTCCTACAGTTTATCTTGAAAATGGTTTGGTTGAAGGACTTGATCCAAATGATCCAATCGAAATAGATTACGAGAATAACTTCGAAGGTCAACCAACAGGAATGGATAATCCTGAATTATTGACTATGAAATGGCACCATGGACATAACAATTCGATAGTGAATGGTATTCCGCGTATTGGTTTTATGAAAGGTGGTGAAAAAGCGAAATGGAGCGATGTGGATATGGCTGACCATTTTCTGGGAAAAGCACAGGATTATGTGAAGAAACACAAAGACAAGCCTTTCTTTTTGTACTATGCATTGCAACAACCTCATGTTCCGCGTACACCAAATCCACGGTTTGTTGGGACAACCGATCTTGGCCCGCGTGGCGATGTGATTGTGGAGGCTGATTGGTGTATTGGCGAATTTATGAAAACTTTGGAAGAAGAAGGTATTCTTGAAAATACTCTGATCATATTCTCCAGCGACAATGGTCCTGTGCTTAATGATGGTTATTATGATGACGCTGTTGAACGAATTGGTAATCATGATCAAAATGGTGGATTAAGAGGAGGCAAATACAGCTTATTTGAAGCCGGTACGCGTGTTCCGTTTATCACATATTGGAAAGGCAAAATCGAGCCTAAACTATCGGATGCTTTAGTTTGTCAGCTTGATATACTGGCCTCATTGGCTAAATTAACCGGAGCAGAGGTGAAAGCTACCGACAGTGAGGAATTGTTGGATGTTTTTTTTGGAAAATCGGATGAAGGAAGAGATGAACTGATTTTGGAGGCATCTACCCGCACAGCATTGCGAAAAGACAATTGGTTAATGATTCCGCCTTACAAAGGACCGGCAATTGCAGGTCAGGTCAATATAGAATTAGGAAACTCTGGAGAGTTTCAGCTTTATGATTTGAGTAGCGATCTTGAGCAGCAACAAAACCTTGCAAAAACAAATCCTAATCAACTTGATGTAATGATCGGGCGATATAAATCTGTTGTTGGAGAATTCAAGTCCGAAGTGGAAGCTTTGGAACTGAAATGA